A genomic region of Sarcophilus harrisii chromosome 6, mSarHar1.11, whole genome shotgun sequence contains the following coding sequences:
- the RASSF7 gene encoding ras association domain-containing protein 7 isoform X3 produces MELKVWVDGVQRVVCGVSEQTTCQEVVVALAQALGQTGRYVLIQRLRDKERQMLPQECPVGAQATCGQFASDVQFVLRRTGPSLAERPASDPCLPPAPSLAWASLPPRPPAHPEPRRGSSPSGGGSIWPKEDVGAELWGLEHLVQSNEAELGQEGFWQEELRRELEQELEQQGHMQKLQAATEECVRRLRELDAQARALEEEIRWRQQQQEAPGPRRPPEEAAAARLQRDLQTQALQSERLESSLASVGRALAEAEQSLQAQAQEVEELNRELRQCNLQQFIQQAGPALPPRPQGPGSSQDPPASPTNPSHTFPRCPA; encoded by the exons ATGGAGCTGAAGGTCTGGGTAGATGGCGTGCAGCGCGTGGTCTGCGGCGTCTCGGAGCAGACCACCTGCCAGGAAGTGGTCGTGGCCCTGGCCCAAGCCCTCG GGCAGACCGGCCGCTACGTGCTCATCCAACGACTCCGGGACAAGGAGCGGCAGATGCTGCCCCAGGAGTGCCCGGTGGGCGCCCAGGCCACGTGTGGACAGTTTGCCAGCGACGTCCAGTTTGTCCTGCGGCGGACGGGGCCCAGCCTCGCTGAGCGGCCCGCCTCGGACCCCTGTCTTCCCCCGGCGCCCTCCCTGGCGTGGGCCAGCCTCCCCCCCAGGCCCCCTGCCCACCCGGAGCCCCGCAGGGGTTCCTCCCCCTCGGGAGGGGGCTCCATCTGGCCCAAGGAGGACGTAGGAGCGGAGCTGTGGGGCCTGGAGCACCTGGTCCAAAGCAACGAGGCCGAGCTGGGTCAGGAGGGCTTCTGGCAAGAGGAGCTCAGGCGGGAACTGGAGCAGGAGCTGGAGCAGCAGGGCCACATGCAGAAGCTGCAGGCCGCCACCGAGGAGTGCGTCCGGCGCCTCCGGGAGCTGGACGCGCAGGCCCGAGCCCTGGAGGAGGAGATCCGctggcggcagcagcagcaggaggcgCCGGGCCCCCGGAGGCCGCCGGAGGAGGCGGCAGCCGCCCGGCTCCAGAGGGACCTGCAGACCCAGGCCCTCCAGAGCGAGAGGCTGGAGAGCAGCCTGGCCAGCGTGGGCCGGGCCCTGGCGGAGGCGGAGCAGAGCCTGCAG GCCCAGGCCCAGGAGGTGGAGGAGCTGAACCGAGAGCTTAGACAGTGTAACCTGCAGCAGTTCATCCAGCAGGCCGGGCCTGCGCTGCCCCCAAGGCCCCAGGGCCCTGGCTCCAGCCAG GATCCTCCAGCCTCACCAACAAACCCATCCCACACCTTCCCGAGATGTCCAGCCTGA
- the RASSF7 gene encoding ras association domain-containing protein 7 isoform X1: protein MELKVWVDGVQRVVCGVSEQTTCQEVVVALAQALGQTGRYVLIQRLRDKERQMLPQECPVGAQATCGQFASDVQFVLRRTGPSLAERPASDPCLPPAPSLAWASLPPRPPAHPEPRRGSSPSGGGSIWPKEDVGAELWGLEHLVQSNEAELGQEGFWQEELRRELEQELEQQGHMQKLQAATEECVRRLRELDAQARALEEEIRWRQQQQEAPGPRRPPEEAAAARLQRDLQTQALQSERLESSLASVGRALAEAEQSLQAQAQEVEELNRELRQCNLQQFIQQAGPALPPRPQGPGSSQEEDCEQGPRVPVTPAPSSPPHAAAAGRPWLWLAAHSAPSALTVTSLSETAHLDAEALLKAVAAGPGDPCSSRPAGQRSSQLLSLSTHAALVRDE, encoded by the exons ATGGAGCTGAAGGTCTGGGTAGATGGCGTGCAGCGCGTGGTCTGCGGCGTCTCGGAGCAGACCACCTGCCAGGAAGTGGTCGTGGCCCTGGCCCAAGCCCTCG GGCAGACCGGCCGCTACGTGCTCATCCAACGACTCCGGGACAAGGAGCGGCAGATGCTGCCCCAGGAGTGCCCGGTGGGCGCCCAGGCCACGTGTGGACAGTTTGCCAGCGACGTCCAGTTTGTCCTGCGGCGGACGGGGCCCAGCCTCGCTGAGCGGCCCGCCTCGGACCCCTGTCTTCCCCCGGCGCCCTCCCTGGCGTGGGCCAGCCTCCCCCCCAGGCCCCCTGCCCACCCGGAGCCCCGCAGGGGTTCCTCCCCCTCGGGAGGGGGCTCCATCTGGCCCAAGGAGGACGTAGGAGCGGAGCTGTGGGGCCTGGAGCACCTGGTCCAAAGCAACGAGGCCGAGCTGGGTCAGGAGGGCTTCTGGCAAGAGGAGCTCAGGCGGGAACTGGAGCAGGAGCTGGAGCAGCAGGGCCACATGCAGAAGCTGCAGGCCGCCACCGAGGAGTGCGTCCGGCGCCTCCGGGAGCTGGACGCGCAGGCCCGAGCCCTGGAGGAGGAGATCCGctggcggcagcagcagcaggaggcgCCGGGCCCCCGGAGGCCGCCGGAGGAGGCGGCAGCCGCCCGGCTCCAGAGGGACCTGCAGACCCAGGCCCTCCAGAGCGAGAGGCTGGAGAGCAGCCTGGCCAGCGTGGGCCGGGCCCTGGCGGAGGCGGAGCAGAGCCTGCAG GCCCAGGCCCAGGAGGTGGAGGAGCTGAACCGAGAGCTTAGACAGTGTAACCTGCAGCAGTTCATCCAGCAGGCCGGGCCTGCGCTGCCCCCAAGGCCCCAGGGCCCTGGCTCCAGCCAG GAAGAAGACTGCGAGCAGGGCCCTCGTGTGCCCGTCACTCCGGCGCCTTCCTCTCCGCCGCACGCCGCGGCCGCGGGGAGACCATGGCTGTGGTTGGCCGCTCACTCGGCCCCCTCGGCTCTCACCGTCACCTCTCTCTCGGAGACAGCTCACCTGGATGCCGAGGCCCTGCTGAAGGCGGTCGCTGCCGGGCCCGGGGACCCGTGTTCCAGCCGTCCCGCTGGGCAGAGGAGTAGCCAGCTCCTGTCCCTCTCCACACATGCTGCACTGGTCAGAGATGAGTGA
- the RASSF7 gene encoding ras association domain-containing protein 7 isoform X2, whose translation MLPQECPVGAQATCGQFASDVQFVLRRTGPSLAERPASDPCLPPAPSLAWASLPPRPPAHPEPRRGSSPSGGGSIWPKEDVGAELWGLEHLVQSNEAELGQEGFWQEELRRELEQELEQQGHMQKLQAATEECVRRLRELDAQARALEEEIRWRQQQQEAPGPRRPPEEAAAARLQRDLQTQALQSERLESSLASVGRALAEAEQSLQAQAQEVEELNRELRQCNLQQFIQQAGPALPPRPQGPGSSQEEDCEQGPRVPVTPAPSSPPHAAAAGRPWLWLAAHSAPSALTVTSLSETAHLDAEALLKAVAAGPGDPCSSRPAGQRSSQLLSLSTHAALVRDE comes from the exons ATGCTGCCCCAGGAGTGCCCGGTGGGCGCCCAGGCCACGTGTGGACAGTTTGCCAGCGACGTCCAGTTTGTCCTGCGGCGGACGGGGCCCAGCCTCGCTGAGCGGCCCGCCTCGGACCCCTGTCTTCCCCCGGCGCCCTCCCTGGCGTGGGCCAGCCTCCCCCCCAGGCCCCCTGCCCACCCGGAGCCCCGCAGGGGTTCCTCCCCCTCGGGAGGGGGCTCCATCTGGCCCAAGGAGGACGTAGGAGCGGAGCTGTGGGGCCTGGAGCACCTGGTCCAAAGCAACGAGGCCGAGCTGGGTCAGGAGGGCTTCTGGCAAGAGGAGCTCAGGCGGGAACTGGAGCAGGAGCTGGAGCAGCAGGGCCACATGCAGAAGCTGCAGGCCGCCACCGAGGAGTGCGTCCGGCGCCTCCGGGAGCTGGACGCGCAGGCCCGAGCCCTGGAGGAGGAGATCCGctggcggcagcagcagcaggaggcgCCGGGCCCCCGGAGGCCGCCGGAGGAGGCGGCAGCCGCCCGGCTCCAGAGGGACCTGCAGACCCAGGCCCTCCAGAGCGAGAGGCTGGAGAGCAGCCTGGCCAGCGTGGGCCGGGCCCTGGCGGAGGCGGAGCAGAGCCTGCAG GCCCAGGCCCAGGAGGTGGAGGAGCTGAACCGAGAGCTTAGACAGTGTAACCTGCAGCAGTTCATCCAGCAGGCCGGGCCTGCGCTGCCCCCAAGGCCCCAGGGCCCTGGCTCCAGCCAG GAAGAAGACTGCGAGCAGGGCCCTCGTGTGCCCGTCACTCCGGCGCCTTCCTCTCCGCCGCACGCCGCGGCCGCGGGGAGACCATGGCTGTGGTTGGCCGCTCACTCGGCCCCCTCGGCTCTCACCGTCACCTCTCTCTCGGAGACAGCTCACCTGGATGCCGAGGCCCTGCTGAAGGCGGTCGCTGCCGGGCCCGGGGACCCGTGTTCCAGCCGTCCCGCTGGGCAGAGGAGTAGCCAGCTCCTGTCCCTCTCCACACATGCTGCACTGGTCAGAGATGAGTGA
- the LOC116420077 gene encoding elastin-like — MALRSRRVGPYHCANLGGAGNLQRGGACGAGRKAGYAGRRRRRRRRRSAGWRVGAPGPGGLGAPRGYLGARGPGRRWSRADPALAARIRPWETPRWRQRERGRRSRAPQSGAGLRGCPLRAAGLGTWSSELQRPSQTLTACAPGAGRVGEGGVQAADSGSSPWALGSSFRARCQARAPGCSARAGARLVRFPVPALGLGTAALRALVAGLSLSPGLRGARLGRRRLGSSAPAWIRLLGRGSGLGLGLVSYVPRCRHLGSGFHPSCGCGPSPGSCAPPAPGLGSALLRMRLLRSAGPSSRTRARLLCFPAPVLGFQFHLGLRLLRSGVPGFRGLVA, encoded by the exons ATGGCCCTGCGTAGCCGTCGGGTGGGTCCCTACCACTGCGCTAACCTCGGGGGAG CGGGTAATTTGCAAAGGGGCGGGGCCTGCGGGGCGGGGCGGAAGGCTGGGTACgcggggcggcggcggcggcggcggcggcggcggagcgCGGGCTGGCGGGTCGGGGCACCGGGGCCCGGAGGCCTGGGGGCCCCTAGGGGGTATCTCGGGGCCCGGGGGCCAGGGAGACGTTGGTCCCGGGCCGACCCAGCCCTGGCGGCTCGGATCCGGCCTTGGGAAACTCCACGGTGGCGCCAGCGGGAGCGGGGCCGCCGCAGCCGAGCCCCCCAGAGCGGAGCCGGGCTCCGAGGATGTCCGCTCCGGGCTGCCGGGCTCGGGACTTGGAGCTCTGAACTCCAGCGCCCGAGCCAGACGCTCACCGCTTGCGCCCCGGGGGCGGGCAGGGTGGGGGAGGGCGGCGTGCAGGCTGCGGACTCGGGTTCCAGCCCTTGGGCTCTGGGCTCTAGCTTCCGCGCGCGGTGCCAGGCTCGGGCTCCGGGCTGCAGCGCTCGGGCTGGGGCTCGCCTTGTGCGCTTCCCGGTGCCAGCGCTGGGGCTCGGGACTGCAGCGCTGCGAGCTCTGGTTGCAGGGCTCAGTCTGTCTCCTGGGCTCCGCGGTGCCCGGCTCGGGCGCCGGCGCTTGGGCTCTAGCGCTCCTGCTTGGATTCGTCTCCTGGGCCGCGGCTCCGGGCTCGGGCTCGGGCTCGTCTCCTATGTTCCCCGATGCCGGCACCTGGGCTCCGGATTCCACCCGAGCTGTGGGTGCGGCCCCAGCCCCGGGTCCTGCGCTCCCCCGGCGCCAGGTCTGGGCTCCGCGCTCCTCCGGATGCGTCTCCTGCGCTCCGCGGGACCCAGCTCCAGGACTCGGGCGCGTCTCCTGTGCTTCCCGGCGCCAGTGCTTGGCTTCCAGTTCCATCTCGGGCTCCGCCTGCTGCGTTCCGGGGTGCCAGGCTTCCGGGGTCTAGTCGCTTGA